One genomic segment of Solanum stenotomum isolate F172 unplaced genomic scaffold, ASM1918654v1 scaffold30743, whole genome shotgun sequence includes these proteins:
- the LOC125851926 gene encoding putative late blight resistance protein homolog R1B-16, whose product MEDDFNTILDRLTAQTDELTVIPIFGMGGIGKTTLARKVYDDSSICSRFDKHAWVTISEEYNERQMLLEVVSSITGSNQEMSDDQLMEIVHRGLKGWRFLIVIDDIWSTKAWDQIQRIFPNDDNKSRILLTTRLKYVADYVSCPDFPPHCKSFLTLDDSWNLFTGKLFKKEVCPPLLVEIGKHIVQQCQGLPLSVIVVAGLVGKMDPTYDNWQKVEENLKSFFGTVSERCQSILTLSYNYLPQYLKACFLYVGGFPEDIEINVSKLIRLWIAEEFVRGRSNKRLEVVAEEYLQELIDRSLMLAGTHGDNGMMKTCKIHDLLRQLCLREAHTQNVVHVMNANVPISLEAIDDQRRLIVQFDLQEKQFYRTRHSSGITSITRTFISTPSYFPKRNLSIVSQLKLLKVLDVFSIEYDFSCVIPQLVHLRYVAAKIEETLSLAKLRNLQTIIFESFLGTKLKHPVDIWTTTEIRHVDIRSPLYISNPVEAENNSSGEHPLFLNNLQTLTLHLSPFAVEIIRRTPNLKELRILHEAKHSDGLAILDSLSLLEKLEKLHLEAQQTVNPIMIFSGDIFLPNLKELTLSSTYIPWEAINLLANLPNLEVLDYSAFDGTDWRLNEDVVFRKLKLLLLHRCRDLQKWEAGSDNFPMLEKLMMFWLDKLEEIPESIGDIMTLKLIQIEYCSFGVETSAEKIKQEQQSLGNYELQVQITPMLSHVWQQQQQDQQVRQLQQTLLQSERALIAAECFIRHSDKWS is encoded by the exons CATACTTGATCGCCTCACTGCCCAAACAGACGAGTTAACTGTCATACCAATTTTTGGTATGGGAGGTATAGGTAAGACAACTCTTGCCAGAAAAGTTTATGATGATTCTTCTATTTGTTCTCGATTTGATAAACATGCATGGGTCACTATCTCCGAAGAATACAATGAGAGACAAATGCTTCTTGAAGTTGTTTCTTCAATTACTGGAAGCAATCAAGAAATGAGCGATGATCAACTAATGGAGATTGTGCACAGAGGTCTGAAGGGTTGGAGATTTCTAATTGTCATAGATGATATTTGGAGTACTAAGGCATGGGACCAAATTCAAAGAATATTTCCTAATGATGACAATAAAAGTAGAATTCTATTAACCACAAGGCTCAAGTATGTTGCTGATTATGTTAGTTGTCCTGATTTCCCCCCTCATTGTAAGTCTTTTCTCACTCTAGATGATAGTTGGAATCTATTTACTGGAAAATTGTTCAAAAAAGAAGTGTGTCCTCCTCTACTTGTAGAAATAGGGAAGCATATTGTACAACAATGTCAAGGGTTACCTCTCTCGGTTATTGTCGTTGCGGGACTTGTTGGAAAAATGGACCCAACGTATGATAATTGGCAGAAAGTTGAGGAAAATCTGAAGTCATTCTTCGGTACAGTATCCGAACGGTGCCAATCAATTCTTACTTTGAGCTACAATTACTTGCCCCAATATTTGAAGGCTTGTTTTCTCTATGTTGGAGGTTTTCCAGAAGACATAGAGATTAATGTTTCCAAGTTAATTAGGCTATGGATTGCTGAGGAATTTGTAAGGGGAAGAAGCAATAAAAGGTTAGAAGTGGTGGCAGAGGAGTATCTACAAGAGTTAATTGATAGAAGTTTAATGTTGGCCGGTACACATGGGGATAATGGAATGATGAAAACTTGCAAAATTCATGATCTTCTTCGCCAACTATGCCTAAGAGAAGCTCATACTCAAAATGTTGTGCATGTCATGAATGCAAATGTTCCCATCTCCTTAGAAGCCATAGATGATCAACGGCGACTGATCGTTCAATTTGATCTTCAAGAGAAGCAATTTTATCGTACAAGGCATAGCAGTGGTATTACAAGTATAACCCGCACCTTTATTTCAACGCCatcatattttccaaaaagGAATTTATCCATTGTTTCACAGTTGAAGTTGCTTAAGGTGTTGGATGTATTTTCAATTGAATACGATTTCTCTTGTGTAATACCTCAACTTGTACATTTGAGATATGTTGCTGCAAAAATTGAGGAAACTCTTTCACTAGCCAAACTGAGAAATCTACAGACcataatttttgaaagttttctAGGGACAAAGTTGAAGCACCCCGTAGATATCTGGACGACAACGGAGATTAGACATGTAGATATTAGATCACCACTCTATATATCCAATCCTGTTGAGGCAGAAAATAATAGTAGTGGAGAACATCCTCTGTTTCTCAATAACTTGCAAACACTAACTCTTCACTTATCTCCTTTTGCTGTGGAaatcataagacgaactcccaATCTAAAAGAACTAAGGATTTTACATGAAGCTAAGCATTCTGATGGGCTTGCTATTCTTGATTCTCTCAGCCTTCTTGAGAAACTGGAGAAACTACACCTAGAAGCACAACAAACCGTTAACCCGATCATGATTTTCTCAGGGGATATTTTCCTTCCGAATCTCAAGGAGTTGACATTATCATCTACTTATATACCATGGGAAGCTATCAATTTACTGGCTAATTTACCCAATCTTGAGGTGCTCGATTATTCTGCATTCGATGGAACAGATTGGAGACTAAATGAAGATGTTGTGTTTCGCAAATTAAAACTTCTATTACTGCATAGGTGTAGAGATCTGCAAAAGTGGGAAGCTGGTAGTGATAATTTTCCAATGCTTGAGAAACTAATGATGTTTTGGTTGGATAAACTGGAGGAGATTCCGGAGAGTATTGGAGATATAATGACACTAAAACTGATCCAAATAGAATATTGCAGCTTTGGTGTAGAGACAAGTGCAGAGAAAATTAAACAAGAGCAACAAAGCTTGGGAAATTATGAGCTTCAAGTTCAAATTACTCCTATG CTCTCTCACGTCTGGCAACAGCAACAGCAGGACCAGCAAGTCCGGCAACTCCAGCAAACGCTACTTCAGTCGGAGCGAGCATTAATAGCGGCTGAGTGTTTTATTCGACATTCTGATAAATGGTCTTAA